A stretch of the Chelonoidis abingdonii isolate Lonesome George chromosome 11, CheloAbing_2.0, whole genome shotgun sequence genome encodes the following:
- the ACSBG2 gene encoding long-chain-fatty-acid--CoA ligase ACSBG2 → MLHFCAYADTAEKDLTKAQTMHCVTLNHNSGTMLSESEMGTVLADAASNLNVPVSCEVSPSDVMVNSASRTENHRAEITEETNTEESQLDMFRSKASSPASGLWTTRRDGEVKLRLEQQGIGSETPKTVHELFQEAVKKYGDYFALASKKGDKWIKQTYKQYYEECRKAAKSFIKLGLERFHGVGILGFNSAEWFIADIGAILAGGFAVGIYTTNSPEACQYVAENCGANILVVENHKQLEKILEVQHKLPLLKAIIQYNGELKEKRPNLYTWSEFMSLGSDDPDSQLDKIIESQKPNQCCTLIYTSGTTGQPKGVMLSHDNITWTSLSAGRYVGLTEATKQQELVISYLPLSHIAAQMIDIWLPITFGAQVFFAQPDALKGSLIDTLREVRPTAFMGVPRVWEKIQEKMKSVGAKSSALRRKVAAWAKEVGLQTNLKRMNGASELPVNFRLARQLVYKKVRKGLGLDRCTKCYTGAAPITRETLEFFLSLDIPVYELYGMSESCGPHTISLPDAFRITSCGKEITGCRTMIYKPDSDGSGEICFSGRHIFMGYLNMEDKTKEAIHEEGWLHSGDLGKHDRNGFLYITGRIKELIITAGGENIPPVPIEDAVKEAVPIISNAMVVGDKAKFLAMLLTLKCTVNEETGEPQDDLTPEAIAYCLKLGSKATKVSDIVGGKDKAVEAAIQKGIALVNEKAISNAQKVQKWVLLEKDFSIAGGELGPTMKLKRPVVAKMYKEQIDQLYTDVATTSANPLSK, encoded by the exons atgTTACACTTTTGTGCTTATGCTGACACTGCAGAGAAGGACTTGACAAAAGCACAGACAATGCACTGTGTGACTCTAAACCATAACTCTG GAACAATGCTGTCTGAATCAGAAATGGGTACTGTATTGGCAGATGCAGCCTCTAACTTGAATGTTCCAGTGTCATGTGAGGTGTCTCCTAGTGATGTCATGGTGAACTCTGCATCcag AACTGAGAACCATAGAGCTGAAATAACTGAAGAGACTAACACTGAGGAATCTCAGCTAGATATGTTTAGATCCAAAG CTTCATCCCCTGCCTCAGGCCTATGGACAACACGACGGGATGGAGAAGTTAAACTAAGGTTAGAACAACAGGGTATTGGTAGTGAGACACCAAAGACTGTTCATGAACTATTCCAGGAAGCTGTTAAAAAATATGGTGACTATTTTGCCCTCGCATCAAAGAAGGGTGACAAGTGGATAAAGCAAACTTATAAGCAATACTATGAGGAATGTCGGAAGGCAGCAAAAAGCTTTATTAAG TTGGGATTGGAGCGTTTCCATGGAGTGGGCATTTTGGGATTTAATTCTGCAGAGTGGTTTATTGCTGACATTGGAGCTATTCTTGCTGG TGGTTTTGCTGTTGGCATCTACACCACAAACTCTCCTGAAGCCTGCCAGTATGTAGCGGAGAACTGTGGTGCTAATATCCTGGTTGTGGAGAATCATAAACAGCTGGAGAAAATTCTAGAA GTTCAGCACAAGCTCCCTCTTCTGAAAGCAATCATCCAGTACAATGGAGAGCTTAAGGAGAAGAGACCAAATCTCTACACT TGGAGTGAATTTATGAGCCTTGGCAGTGATGATCCAGATTCCCAGCTCGATAAGATCATTGAATCCCAGAAGCCTAACCAATGCTGTACACTGATATATACCTCAGGAACAACTGGACAGCCAAAGGGAGTTATGCTCAGTCATGATAAT ATAACTTGGACTTCACTATCAGCAGGGCGCTATGTAGGACTGACAGAAGCTACAAAACAACAGGAGCTGGTGATCAGCTACCTTCCCCTCAGTCATATTGCTGCTCAAATGATTGATATTTGGTTGCCGATAACATTTGGTGCACAAGTTTTCTTTGCTCAACCAGATGCACTGAAG GGCAGCTTGATAGACACCTTACGGGAGGTGAGACCAACAGCTTTTATGGGAGTTCCTCGTGTCTGGgagaaaatacaagaaaaaatgaaatctgtGGGTGCAAAATCATCTGCTCTCAGAAGAaaagtggcagcatgggctaaGGAAGTAGGATTACAAACTAACCTGAAACGGATGAATGG GGCTTCTGAACTCCCAGTGAACTTCCGTCTAGCCAGGCAGTTGGTGTATAAAAAAGTTCGGAAGGGTCTTGGACTGGATCGATGCACAAAGTGCTACACTGGGGCTGCCCCAATTACTAGAGAGACTCTAGAGTTTTTCTTGAGTCTTGACATTCCTGTGTACGAATTGTATGGCATGAGCGAGAGCTGTGGACCTCACACCATTTCTCTTCCAGATGCATTCAGAATCACTAG CTGTGGAAAAGAGATTACAGGTTGCCGGACAATGATTTACAAGCCTGACAGCGATGGCAGTGGAGAGATCTGTTTCTCAGGAAGACACATCTTTATGGGCTATTTGAACATGGAAGATAAAACCAAAGAGGCAATTCATGAAGAAGGCTGGCTACATTCAGGTGATCTTGGCAAGCATGATAGGAATGGATTCCTTTACATCACTGGAAGAATTAAAG AGCTCATCATTACTGCTGGAGGGGAGAATATCCCTCCTGTTCCAATTGAAGATGCTGTAAAGGAGGCTGTTCCTATAATTAGTAATGCTATGGTAGTTGGCGACAAAGCAAAATTCCTTGCTATGCTTTTAACTCTGAAG TGCACTGTAAACGAAGAAACAGGGGAACCGCAGGATGACCTTACTCCAGAAGCCATAGCATACTGTCTCAAATTAGGCAGCAAAGCTACAAAAGTCTCAGACATTGTAGGTGGCAAAGACAAAGCTGTTGAGGCTGCTATCCAGAAGGGAATTGCATTGGTCAATGAGAAAGCAATCTCAAATGCACAGAAAGTACAGAAGTGGGTCCTTCTAGAAAAGGACTTCTCAATAGCTGGTGGAGAGTTAG